One stretch of Methylopila sp. 73B DNA includes these proteins:
- the rpsM gene encoding 30S ribosomal protein S13, which yields MARIAGVNIPTNKRVIIALQYIHGIGSQKATEICEKVAIPAERRVNQLTDAEVIQIRETIDRDYIVEGDLRREVAMNIKRLMDLGCYRGLRHRRGLPVHGQRTHTNARTRKGKAKPIAGKKK from the coding sequence GTGGCACGTATTGCCGGCGTCAACATCCCGACGAACAAGCGCGTGATCATCGCGCTTCAGTACATTCACGGAATCGGCTCCCAGAAGGCGACCGAGATCTGCGAGAAGGTCGCCATTCCGGCCGAGCGTCGCGTCAATCAGCTGACCGACGCCGAAGTCATCCAGATTCGCGAGACCATCGACCGCGACTACATCGTGGAAGGCGACCTGCGCCGCGAAGTCGCGATGAACATCAAGCGTCTGATGGATCTCGGCTGCTACCGCGGCCTGCGGCATCGTCGCGGCCTGCCGGTTCACGGCCAGCGCACGCACACCAACGCCCGCACCCGCAAGGGCAAGGCGAAGCCGATCGCCGGCAAGAAGAAGTAA
- a CDS encoding adenylate kinase yields MRLILLGPPGAGKGTQSERLVEAHSIVQLSTGDMLRAAVAAGTPVGLKAKDLMARGELVPDEVVVQIVADRIDEPDARNGFILDGFPRTLKQAEALEAMLEAKGLKLNQVIELSVDEEALLERVERRAREAAAAGKPTRSDDAPDVVRKRIADYRNVTAQLKPFYKQRGVYASVDGMAPIGTVTREIDGLLADARATAS; encoded by the coding sequence ATGAGACTGATTCTGCTCGGCCCCCCCGGCGCCGGCAAAGGTACGCAGTCCGAGCGTCTGGTCGAAGCGCACAGCATCGTGCAGCTTTCCACGGGCGACATGCTGCGCGCGGCCGTCGCCGCCGGCACGCCGGTCGGACTCAAGGCCAAGGACCTGATGGCCCGCGGCGAGCTGGTGCCGGACGAGGTCGTGGTGCAGATCGTGGCGGACCGCATCGACGAGCCGGACGCGCGGAACGGTTTCATCCTGGATGGCTTTCCCCGCACGCTGAAGCAGGCCGAAGCGCTCGAGGCCATGCTCGAGGCCAAGGGCCTGAAGCTGAACCAGGTCATCGAGCTGTCGGTCGACGAGGAAGCGCTTCTGGAGCGCGTCGAGCGCCGCGCCCGCGAGGCCGCGGCCGCCGGCAAGCCGACCCGCAGCGACGACGCGCCCGACGTCGTGCGGAAGCGCATCGCGGACTATCGGAACGTGACCGCGCAGCTGAAGCCTTTCTACAAGCAGCGTGGCGTTTACGCGTCCGTGGACGGCATGGCGCCGATCGGGACCGTAACGCGAGAGATCGACGGTCTGCTCGCCGACGCGCGGGCCACGGCGTCGTAA
- the secY gene encoding preprotein translocase subunit SecY has protein sequence MASAAEQLAANLNFSAFSKAGELKKRIWFTLGALLIYRLGTYIPLPGINPAALAEVFRQQSTGIIGLFNMFSGGAVGRMAIFALAIMPYISASIIVQLMTSVSPHLEALKKEGEAGRKIINQYTRYGTVLLATVQAYGISVGLEGQANVVVDPGLFFRISTVITLTGGTMFLMWLGEQITARGIGNGISLIIFAGIVAELPAAIAGTLELSRQGAISTALILGVVVMAIAVIALIVYMERAQRRLLIQYPKRQVSQNRMTGGESSHLPLKLNTAGVIPPIFASSLLLLPTTIANFAAASGGSGWLTTMTTYLAHGRPLYMVMYVGLIVFFCFFYTAIVFNPNETADNLKKYGGFIPGIRPGERTAEYIDYVLTRITVVGAAYIAAVCLIPEILISYAAVPFYFGGTSLLIVVSVTMDTVAQVQGHLYAAQYEGLIKKARLKGKRR, from the coding sequence ATGGCGTCGGCGGCAGAGCAGCTTGCTGCGAACCTGAACTTCTCCGCTTTCTCGAAGGCGGGCGAGCTTAAAAAGCGCATCTGGTTCACGCTTGGCGCGCTTTTGATCTATCGCCTCGGCACCTACATCCCGCTGCCGGGCATCAACCCCGCGGCGCTCGCCGAAGTGTTCCGTCAGCAGTCGACGGGCATCATCGGCCTGTTCAACATGTTCTCGGGCGGCGCCGTCGGGCGCATGGCGATCTTCGCGCTCGCCATCATGCCCTACATCTCGGCCTCCATCATCGTGCAGCTGATGACTTCGGTCTCGCCGCACCTCGAAGCCCTCAAGAAGGAGGGCGAGGCGGGCCGCAAGATCATCAACCAGTACACGCGCTACGGCACCGTGCTGCTTGCGACCGTCCAGGCCTACGGCATCTCCGTCGGGCTCGAGGGCCAGGCGAACGTCGTCGTGGACCCCGGCCTGTTCTTCCGCATCTCCACTGTCATCACCCTGACCGGCGGCACGATGTTCCTGATGTGGCTGGGCGAACAGATTACCGCCCGCGGCATCGGCAACGGCATCTCGCTGATCATCTTCGCCGGCATCGTGGCGGAGCTCCCGGCGGCGATCGCGGGCACGCTCGAGCTCAGCCGCCAGGGCGCGATCTCGACCGCGCTGATCCTCGGCGTCGTGGTCATGGCGATCGCCGTCATCGCGCTGATCGTCTACATGGAGCGCGCCCAGCGGCGGCTGCTGATCCAGTATCCGAAGCGGCAGGTGTCGCAGAACCGGATGACCGGCGGCGAAAGCTCGCATCTCCCGCTGAAGCTCAACACCGCCGGCGTAATCCCGCCGATCTTCGCCTCGTCGCTGCTGCTGCTGCCGACGACGATCGCGAACTTCGCGGCCGCCAGCGGCGGGTCGGGCTGGCTCACGACCATGACGACTTATCTGGCCCATGGCCGGCCGCTCTACATGGTCATGTACGTCGGGCTGATCGTCTTCTTCTGCTTTTTCTACACCGCGATCGTGTTCAATCCGAACGAGACCGCCGACAATCTCAAGAAGTACGGCGGTTTCATTCCCGGCATCCGTCCGGGCGAGCGTACGGCTGAGTACATCGACTATGTGCTGACGCGCATCACCGTCGTCGGCGCAGCCTACATCGCCGCGGTTTGCCTGATCCCGGAGATCCTGATCTCATACGCGGCAGTGCCGTTCTACTTCGGCGGCACCTCGCTCTTGATCGTGGTTTCGGTCACCATGGACACGGTGGCGCAGGTGCAGGGTCACCTGTACGCTGCGCAATACGAGGGCCTCATCAAGAAGGCCAGGCTCAAAGGAAAGCGTCGATGA
- the rplO gene encoding 50S ribosomal protein L15 yields the protein MKLTDLRDNPGATKDRMRVGRGIGSGKGKTGGRGVKGQKSRTGVRIKAFEGGQMPLYRRLPKRGFTNLFATDLNEVNLARLQQALDAGKLDAGKPVTEVALIEAGVLSKKKDGVKVLGRGELKTKLDLEVYAVSKSVADVIEKLGGKVTLLAPAKDADAA from the coding sequence ATGAAACTGACTGATCTCCGGGACAACCCGGGCGCCACCAAGGACCGTATGCGCGTTGGTCGCGGCATCGGCTCCGGCAAGGGCAAGACCGGCGGCCGCGGCGTGAAGGGACAGAAGTCCCGCACCGGCGTTCGCATCAAGGCGTTCGAGGGCGGTCAGATGCCGCTCTACCGGCGTCTGCCCAAGCGCGGCTTCACCAATCTGTTCGCGACCGACCTCAACGAGGTCAACCTCGCGCGCCTTCAGCAGGCGCTCGACGCGGGCAAGCTCGACGCGGGCAAGCCCGTGACCGAGGTGGCCCTGATCGAGGCCGGCGTGCTGTCCAAGAAGAAGGACGGCGTGAAGGTGCTCGGCCGCGGCGAACTGAAGACGAAGCTCGACCTCGAGGTCTACGCCGTGTCCAAGTCGGTCGCGGACGTGATCGAGAAGCTCGGCGGCAAGGTGACGCTGCTTGCGCCCGCGAAGGATGCGGACGCCGCCTGA
- the rpmD gene encoding 50S ribosomal protein L30, with translation MAVTENKKGRAAKAAKGGQVVVVQTGSSTRRPADQHATLVGLGLGRIGKRRELADTPAVRGMIAKVAHLVRVEDDAR, from the coding sequence ATGGCCGTCACTGAAAACAAGAAGGGCCGCGCGGCGAAAGCCGCGAAGGGCGGTCAGGTCGTGGTCGTCCAGACCGGTTCCTCGACCCGCCGTCCCGCGGACCAGCATGCGACCCTCGTCGGCCTCGGCCTCGGCCGCATCGGCAAGCGCCGCGAACTCGCCGACACCCCGGCCGTGCGCGGAATGATCGCGAAGGTCGCTCACCTCGTGCGCGTCGAAGACGACGCCCGCTGA
- the rpsE gene encoding 30S ribosomal protein S5, whose amino-acid sequence MAREPRDNRRNDREERDSEFVDKLVHINRVAKVVKGGRRFGFAALVVVGDQKGRVGFGHGKAREVPEAIRKATESAKRGLIRVPLREGRTLHHDVDGRHGAGRVVLRAAPAGTGIIAGGPMRAVFETLGVHDVVAKSLGSSNPYNMVRATFDALKNEDSPRSVAARRGLKVSTLQSRRRDVDADAVAEG is encoded by the coding sequence ATGGCTCGTGAGCCCAGAGACAACCGCCGGAACGACCGCGAAGAGCGCGACAGCGAGTTCGTCGACAAGCTGGTCCACATCAACCGCGTCGCGAAGGTCGTGAAGGGCGGACGCCGGTTCGGCTTCGCCGCGCTCGTCGTCGTCGGCGACCAGAAGGGCCGCGTCGGCTTCGGTCACGGTAAGGCCCGCGAGGTGCCTGAGGCGATCCGCAAGGCCACCGAGAGCGCCAAACGCGGCCTCATCCGTGTGCCGCTGCGCGAAGGCCGTACGCTGCATCACGACGTCGACGGTCGCCACGGCGCCGGCCGCGTGGTCCTGCGCGCCGCTCCGGCGGGCACGGGCATCATCGCCGGCGGTCCGATGCGCGCTGTCTTCGAGACGCTCGGCGTCCACGACGTCGTCGCCAAGTCGCTCGGCTCGTCGAACCCGTACAACATGGTGCGGGCTACGTTCGACGCGCTGAAGAACGAGGACAGCCCGCGCTCCGTCGCCGCCCGTCGCGGCCTGAAGGTCTCGACGCTGCAGTCTCGTCGTCGCGACGTCGACGCCGACGCCGTGGCCGAAGGCTGA
- the rplR gene encoding 50S ribosomal protein L18 encodes MAKNLATEARRKARVRRSLLTAANGRPRLSVFRSSKHIYAQVIDDAKGVTLAAASTLDKTLRGDKTGADTAAATAVGKLVAERAAAVGVKDVVFDRGSYIYHGRVKALAEAAREGGLNF; translated from the coding sequence ATGGCGAAAAATCTCGCGACTGAAGCGCGCCGGAAGGCGCGCGTGCGCCGGAGCCTTCTTACGGCCGCCAACGGGCGTCCCCGTCTGTCGGTGTTCCGCTCCTCGAAGCACATCTATGCTCAGGTCATCGACGACGCGAAGGGCGTGACCCTCGCGGCCGCGTCGACCCTGGACAAGACGCTGCGCGGCGACAAGACCGGCGCCGACACCGCGGCCGCGACTGCGGTCGGGAAGCTGGTGGCGGAGCGCGCCGCCGCCGTCGGCGTGAAGGACGTGGTGTTCGACCGCGGCTCCTACATCTATCACGGCCGGGTCAAGGCCCTGGCCGAGGCCGCCCGTGAGGGCGGGCTCAACTTCTGA
- the rplF gene encoding 50S ribosomal protein L6: MSRIGKKPVDVPSGVTAAVDGQDVKVKGPKGELAFRVHDEVVVEFKDGKVTVQPRDETKGARSKWGMSRTMVSNLVEGVTKGFEKKLEISGVGYRAAVQGKDLVLALGYSHDIKYPIPAGIDIKCAKPTEILISGIDKQRVGQVAAEIREFRGPEPYKGKGVKYAGEFIFRKEGKKK, translated from the coding sequence ATGTCGCGCATCGGCAAGAAGCCGGTCGACGTGCCGTCGGGCGTGACCGCGGCCGTGGACGGGCAGGATGTCAAAGTAAAGGGTCCGAAGGGCGAGCTCGCCTTCCGGGTCCATGACGAGGTCGTGGTGGAGTTCAAGGACGGTAAGGTCACCGTCCAGCCACGCGATGAGACCAAGGGCGCGCGCTCCAAGTGGGGCATGTCGCGCACCATGGTGTCGAACCTCGTCGAGGGCGTCACCAAGGGCTTCGAGAAGAAGCTCGAGATCAGCGGCGTCGGCTATCGCGCCGCCGTTCAGGGCAAGGACCTGGTCCTCGCTCTCGGCTACAGCCACGACATCAAGTACCCGATCCCCGCGGGGATCGACATCAAGTGCGCGAAGCCGACGGAGATCCTGATCTCCGGCATCGACAAGCAGCGCGTCGGCCAGGTGGCGGCCGAGATCCGCGAGTTCCGCGGTCCTGAGCCCTACAAGGGCAAGGGCGTCAAGTACGCGGGCGAATTCATCTTCCGCAAGGAAGGCAAGAAGAAGTAA
- the rpsH gene encoding 30S ribosomal protein S8 — MSMIDPLGDMLTRIRNAHMRNKTSCSTPGSRLRQHVLDVLQAEGYIRGYTQTEMANGRTEFEIELKYYDGAPVIREIQRVSKPGRRVYASVKNLPRVANGLGISILSTPKGVMADHDARDNNVGGEILCRVF, encoded by the coding sequence ATGTCAATGATTGATCCCCTCGGCGATATGCTGACGCGAATCCGCAACGCGCACATGCGGAACAAGACCTCGTGCTCGACGCCCGGCTCGCGCCTGCGCCAGCATGTGCTGGACGTGCTGCAGGCGGAAGGCTACATCCGCGGCTACACCCAGACCGAGATGGCCAACGGCCGTACGGAATTCGAGATCGAGCTGAAGTACTACGACGGCGCGCCGGTCATCCGCGAAATCCAGCGGGTGTCGAAGCCGGGCCGCCGGGTGTACGCCTCGGTCAAGAATCTTCCGCGCGTGGCCAATGGCCTCGGCATCTCGATCCTCTCCACGCCGAAGGGCGTGATGGCGGATCACGACGCCCGCGACAACAACGTGGGCGGGGAGATCCTTTGCCGCGTCTTCTGA
- the rpsN gene encoding 30S ribosomal protein S14 gives MAKKSAIEKNNRRRQLVDRFAAKRAELKAIAKDESLDLEERFAARLKLAELPRNGSKTRVRNRCEVTGRPRAYYRKLGISRIAIRDLGSKGLVPGLLKSSW, from the coding sequence ATGGCTAAGAAAAGCGCGATCGAGAAGAACAACCGGCGTCGTCAGCTCGTCGACCGTTTCGCTGCGAAGCGAGCGGAGCTGAAGGCGATCGCCAAGGATGAGAGCCTGGACCTCGAGGAGCGCTTCGCCGCGCGCCTCAAGCTCGCCGAGCTTCCGCGGAACGGGTCCAAGACCCGCGTCCGGAACCGCTGCGAAGTGACGGGTCGTCCGCGTGCGTACTACCGCAAGCTGGGCATCTCGCGCATCGCGATCCGCGATCTGGGCTCGAAGGGCCTGGTTCCGGGTCTCCTGAAGTCGAGCTGGTGA
- the rplE gene encoding 50S ribosomal protein L5: protein MAETAYEPRLKTLYADVVRPKLIEEFGYKNPFEVPSIDKIVINMGIGEGVADSKKVTNAVGELTKIAGQKPVVTKARTSIATFKLREGQSVGAKVTLRRARMYEFMDRLVTIALPRVRDFRGLNPKSFDGRGNFAMGIKEHIVFPEIEYDKIDQVWGMDVIVCTTAKSDDEARALLRAFNFPFRQ from the coding sequence ATGGCTGAGACCGCTTACGAACCGCGCCTCAAGACGCTTTACGCCGACGTCGTTCGGCCGAAGCTGATCGAGGAGTTCGGGTACAAGAACCCGTTCGAGGTTCCGTCGATCGACAAGATCGTCATCAACATGGGCATCGGCGAAGGCGTCGCCGACTCCAAGAAGGTGACGAACGCGGTCGGCGAGCTGACCAAGATCGCCGGCCAGAAGCCGGTCGTGACGAAGGCCCGCACCTCGATCGCGACCTTCAAGCTGCGCGAAGGCCAGTCGGTCGGCGCGAAGGTCACGCTGCGCCGGGCCCGCATGTACGAGTTCATGGATCGCCTGGTCACGATCGCGCTTCCGCGCGTTCGCGACTTCCGCGGCCTGAACCCGAAGAGCTTCGACGGCCGTGGCAACTTCGCCATGGGCATCAAGGAGCACATCGTGTTCCCCGAGATCGAGTACGACAAGATCGATCAGGTGTGGGGCATGGACGTCATCGTCTGCACGACGGCGAAGTCTGACGACGAGGCGCGCGCCCTGCTGCGCGCCTTCAACTTCCCCTTCAGGCAGTGA
- the rplX gene encoding 50S ribosomal protein L24: protein MAAKIKKGDKVVVLAGRDKGKTGEVLQVLPKDERALVRGVNVVKRHTRQTQTTEGGIISKEAAIHLSNIALADPKDGKATRVSFKVLDDGRKVRVATRSGDQIDG, encoded by the coding sequence ATGGCCGCGAAGATCAAGAAGGGCGACAAGGTCGTCGTTCTCGCAGGCCGGGACAAGGGCAAGACCGGCGAAGTGCTGCAGGTGCTCCCCAAGGACGAGCGCGCCCTGGTGCGCGGCGTCAACGTAGTGAAGCGCCATACGCGCCAGACCCAGACGACGGAAGGCGGGATCATCTCCAAGGAGGCCGCCATCCACCTGTCCAACATCGCGCTCGCCGACCCGAAGGACGGCAAGGCGACGCGCGTCAGCTTCAAGGTCCTGGACGACGGCCGCAAGGTTCGCGTCGCGACGCGTTCGGGAGATCAGATCGATGGCTGA